The Eubacterium sp. MSJ-33 genomic sequence AGATGGATATCGCTGCACATCAGGTGAAGGTGGATGGTGAACCAATTGAACTTTCTTACAAAGAATTTGAACTGCTTAATTATTTTTTGCAAAATCGAGGTGTAGCATTGTCAAGAGAGAAAATTTTAAACAATGTATGGAATTATGATTATTTCGGAGATGCCAGGACAATCGATACCCACGTGAAGAAGCTTCGGAGTAAGCTTGGAAGCAAGGGCGATAATATTAAGACGATTTGGGGTATGGGTTATAAGTTCGAAGGCTAAAGCCCGTAACTCTATACGGGTTAAGATATCCATGATGGTTGTTTTTTTCTCTGTATTTATAATTGCAGCATCCTGGCTGTTGTGCAGTTATGTGTTAAGCGGTGTATTCCGTTACAGTATAAAGAATAACCTGATAGCAACCTATGATTCCTGTAACGAATTATTTCGGAATGCAACTGGGGAAGAGTTTGACAACGGTGATTTGTTTGGACAGATTAAAAATCCACAGGATGCGGTTGTTATGATTGTGGATTCAGAAAATGGTAAATTGTATACATCTATCAATGACGAGGGTCAGATGATGGAAGGTATGCGCAGCCTGATGAGCAGTATTCAAAACGAGGATAGCGAGAGTCAGTTTGAAAAGGGTGAGTATATCATCCGAAGAAACCATGATACAGTAACAAATGCAGATTATTATGATTTGATTGGCAGACTGGAAAATGGATACGAAGTATTGCTTCGGACTCCGATTGCACGCGTGGAGTCGGTCATGAAGGTTATGACACACCTGTTTGTGTACATCTGTATCGGACTTATGGTGTTCGGAACGGCATTTATGCTGCTGTTCAGTAATATATTTGCTGCACCGATCAAGCGGATGTCCAAGGCTGCCAAAAGAATGAGCGAACTTGATTTTGATGTAAAAATCCCAGTTACAAGCAACGATGAGATTGGTGAGCTTGGAAACAGTATGAACGAGATGTCAGAGAAACTGGAACATACGATTTCAGAACTCAAGGCAGCAAATATAGAGTTGCAGCGGGATATTGCAGAGCGCCGTAAGATTGACGATATGCGGAAGGAATTTTTGTCGCACGTGTCCCATGAGTTAAAGACACCGATTGCTTTGATTCAGGGGTATGCCGAGGGCCTGAAGGATGATATGTGCGATGACAAGGAGAGCCGGGATTTCTATACGGATGTAATTATAGATGAGTCTCATAAGATGAACACGATGGTCAAGCGACTGCTTGCATTAAATGAGATTGAGTTTGGAGATACGAAACTCAATATTGAGCGGTTTGAACTGGTTGGTTTTGTCAATTCAATTTTGACATCCACCAAGATTCTGGCAGAGGAAAAGGGTGCGGAGATTATATTCGAGGAAGAGCCTCCTGTTTATGTCTGGGCGGATGAATATATGATTGAAGAGGTCTTTACGAATTATCTGACGAATGCAATTCATTATGTTCGAAAAGATGGTGTGATTCGTATCTCATTTAAACCTATGGGGAACGATATCCGGGTCTGCGTCTACAATCAGGGAGATTGGATTGCCGAAGAGGATATTGGCCGTGTATTTGAAAAATTTTATAAGGCGGATAAGGCGCGTACAAGAGAGTATGGCGGAAATGGAATAGGTCTTTCCATCGTTGCAGCAACGATGGAGGCACATGGAAAAAAATATGGTGTAGAAAATGTAGCGGATGGAGTGCTTTTTTACTTTGATTTGGATGCTAATGTGCTTGCCGATAAGTGAAATAAGTGGTAAAATTATACTATTCTTGTGGGTAAAGAAAAAAGGTAATGCATAGGATGCAGGAATGTAGAGTATGAGAAGAAAGCATGAAGCAAAAAAGACAAATAAAGTAACTTGGAAGCGGCGGTTATTGGCGGGACTGCTTGTGGGCAGTATATTTGCGACAACCGGATGCGGACAGGTGATTGATTTGACCGATGAGGAGAATCATCTGATTGCAGAATACGCGGCAGAATTGTTGTTGAAATATGATCGGAATTATGATACCCGTTATAATCCGGATGAGTTGGAGGAGACAACGACAGAGACGGATGCGACAACGGAGGCAACAACAGAAGAGGTGATAACAACAGAAGCTGCTACGACAGAGCAGGAAACTCCTGGCCAAGGACAAACCACGCAGGCTCAGTCCGGTACGGAAGAGACGGTGCAGGAAGAGATTGGGGCAGCTGTGGATCCGGATTTTGATATTGCTGGATTCGTTGGGGAGAGCCGGATATCTGTGCGGTATTCGTATTATATGGTTGTGGATAGTTATCCGTCGTACGATCAGGATGGCATGTATATAGAGGTGCAGGCACCGGAAGGATACAAGCTTTTAGTATTAAAATTTGAAGTAGAGAATAAGACGAATGAGGATCAGGCGGTTGATCTGTATGATAAGGATGTGAACTACAACATAATTGTAGACAACAACCGAAAGACAAAACAGATGCTGACGATTCTTGCAGATGACCTGTATACTTATGACAAGACGATTCAGGCGAGCAGCCGGGAGGAAGCAGTGCTTTTGTATACGGTTTCTGATTCCGTGGCAAACAAATGGACGGATTTGAAATTACAGGTAAAATATAGCGGAACGAGTGCTGTGTTACAGTTGGAACAATAAGAAATGTCTTACATAGAGGGCTTGCATAAAGGAGGGTACATATGGATTCAAATATTTTATTGGAAAGTGGCACAAATGAACTTGAGGTTCTTGAGTTCATTATAAATGGAAATCATTATGGAATCAATGTAGAGAAGGTGCGGGAGATTCTTCCGTATCAGGAAATCACACCGGTTCCAAATTCACATCCTTGCATTGAAGGTATCTTTATGCCGCGTGGGGATATCATTACAGTTATTGATCTGTTCCAGACATTGGGATTCCAAAATCTGGATAAGCAGAATAACTTTTTGATTGTGACGAATTTCAACAATCTGAATATCGCATTTGATGTACAGTCAGTACTTGGCATCAACCGTGTATCATGGAAGGATGTTGTGAAGCCGGATGCAACCGTCAGTGGACCCGGAACCGGAATTGCGACAGGTATTATCAAGAATGAAGATAATTTATTGATTATTCTTGATTTTGAGCGGATTGTGGAGGGTATTTGTCCGGAGACAAGTTTGAAGATTTCTCAGGTGACAGAGTTAGAAGGACGTGAGCGTAACAACATTCCAATCCTGATTGCAGAGGACTCCATGATGCTCTGCAAGCTGATTGAGGATGCACTGCATAAAGCGGGATATACGAAGCTTACAATCAAGAATAACGGACAGGAAGCATGGGATTATCTGTGTGAGCTGAAGAAGAACAATGGTGTGGACTATGGTGCGAAGTGTTTGATTACAGACATTGAGATGCCACAGATGGATGGACATCATCTGATTAAGAAGATTCGTGAGACAGAGGGATTAAAACAGATTCCGATTGTGATATTCTCATCTTTGATCAATGAGGATATGAAGCGTAAGGGCGATCTGCTTGGCGCAGATGCACAGATCAGCAAGCCG encodes the following:
- a CDS encoding sensor histidine kinase; the protein is MMVVFFSVFIIAASWLLCSYVLSGVFRYSIKNNLIATYDSCNELFRNATGEEFDNGDLFGQIKNPQDAVVMIVDSENGKLYTSINDEGQMMEGMRSLMSSIQNEDSESQFEKGEYIIRRNHDTVTNADYYDLIGRLENGYEVLLRTPIARVESVMKVMTHLFVYICIGLMVFGTAFMLLFSNIFAAPIKRMSKAAKRMSELDFDVKIPVTSNDEIGELGNSMNEMSEKLEHTISELKAANIELQRDIAERRKIDDMRKEFLSHVSHELKTPIALIQGYAEGLKDDMCDDKESRDFYTDVIIDESHKMNTMVKRLLALNEIEFGDTKLNIERFELVGFVNSILTSTKILAEEKGAEIIFEEEPPVYVWADEYMIEEVFTNYLTNAIHYVRKDGVIRISFKPMGNDIRVCVYNQGDWIAEEDIGRVFEKFYKADKARTREYGGNGIGLSIVAATMEAHGKKYGVENVADGVLFYFDLDANVLADK
- a CDS encoding chemotaxis protein CheV; this translates as MDSNILLESGTNELEVLEFIINGNHYGINVEKVREILPYQEITPVPNSHPCIEGIFMPRGDIITVIDLFQTLGFQNLDKQNNFLIVTNFNNLNIAFDVQSVLGINRVSWKDVVKPDATVSGPGTGIATGIIKNEDNLLIILDFERIVEGICPETSLKISQVTELEGRERNNIPILIAEDSMMLCKLIEDALHKAGYTKLTIKNNGQEAWDYLCELKKNNGVDYGAKCLITDIEMPQMDGHHLIKKIRETEGLKQIPIVIFSSLINEDMKRKGDLLGADAQISKPEIGQLVGILDSLVASQIYGTK